The Xyrauchen texanus isolate HMW12.3.18 chromosome 19, RBS_HiC_50CHRs, whole genome shotgun sequence genome segment GAGCGCTTTATTTACCTCCCTTAGCCAATCCACTGTTTGCGATTTGGGGCTATAGCGTATACCGGAGCAAGCTCTGTAGTGGTTGATCAGCTAAAAATACCGTCTCCACAGTAAAACACGGTGTTTTAATGCAGACAAAAACCCGGTGGATAATTTTCTCTGTAGTTACACTTTAACTGTTGttgctgtgtgttttgtttttaaagaccAGGATGATTGTTCTGCTGATTCACCTGGACCCTCCCAATCTCCTCAGTCGCCTTCTACCACCTCATCCTTCAACACTGCCCATCATGGCGCAGGACCAGACTGGACAGACAAATTTAAAATCCCATGGAGCTCCTTTCCTGAGGCGTTAGTGCAGTGCCTGGAGAGGGGCCAAAGACCAAGGCCAGCTTTAAGAAGAGAAATGGTCAGGATTGTGGTGAGGCAAATGCTGAAAGACTCTGCTTTGATTAGTAAAAGAAACGCCATAGATGTAGCCCAAAAGATAGTGGCACGATACCCCAAATCCTTACAGGATGTCATTGAGGGAGATGTCATTGGCGCTGGATACCATTCCTCGCCAAACAAATTCAATATCGcttgaaaacaaaagaagagaaaCAACACCAAAAATCACAAAGAGAAAATCCACACTGGAAGACTCAGAGATGGTACAGACAAAAAGAGCTGCAATTCAAGATACGTACGGATGTATAAAATGGGAAGTGAAGTTCTTGCCTCTCGGGAAACAACACAGAGCCAACAAGACAAAAAAGATGAGCTGAAAAATCTGTTTCTGCAACAAACTGAGGACCTGGAAATGGTGAGATCAATCATGAAAGCTGACATATTTCACTCAACTAAAAGAAGTAAATGAAGGACGAGCAATTAAAGAAATGAGAGAAGACTGGCCATGGTGGTTTATGGAAACTGGAATGACCACACACTTTCAGGAACTGACAGGAATACACCTGAAAGAAGATTTTCTGAAGAATGTTGACCAGAAGGGGAAAAGGCTCCTAAACTATATGAAAACAATAGCCGCCAACAAGAACAAAAAGCTGTGCCAAGCCACGGCCAAGCTTGAATTCATCAGGGAGAACACACAGGGTCTTCTGCAGATGTCATCGAGATGGTCTTGCTTCTCCTGGCCTACTTTGATGAGAAGGAGGAGGTCATGTTTTGCTACGTAGATGAAACCTGTCTGGCCGAAGACGTGGAATTCGCAGAAGTTGCCTTAACTCCCACGATAGTTGTATGTGGTAAGTTTTTATCTCTCCACCCTtgtcacactttctctctctctttcccctttctctctctcttcctcctttcTCTCTACCTATCTTGCTCTATCCTCAGCCTTTCCATCTTAGCCTGGATACCAGACTCTTCTGACTTTGCAGAGAGTCTGGCCTAGATCCATTGGCAAACGCTTATTTCCTGATTGGTGGACGCTTGTCTGAAGTTTGAAATCATTGGAGTTTCATTAATGTTTGGTAATGACATATGTTAACCACGGGGACACAACTAGAACGATAAGCTTGCAACTTAAGAGAACTCGGTCAATTTAACATTGAGCTAATTTTTGTAAATTTGAGTGCTGTCAATACAGAGAACAACGACAAAATGGTGTTGCCTACACTGTGTTATTCTCTTTTAAATTTGCACctgttgacttcaatggggcaCGTTTAAACCTGCTTTTAGCTCTTTACATCCGTGATGTGTCATTACAGTGCTCAGCCATGTGAGTGATTCTTTTAGAGTTAACATGGTGAATCTGACTGCAGTAGATGTGAAGATATGAATAAAATGATGTTATTTCAGCCAGCGCAATACCTGTATTTACTTCTGTATTTGGTCGAAGTTCAAAGTAGTCGATTGTTGAGATCACGCATAGGTTTAGTTACCTATGATCACGCGCACGaactcgacaatcgactactTTGGACTTCGACCAAATACAGGAAGTAAATACAGGTATTTGCGCTGGCTGAAATAACATCATTTTTATTCATATCTTTCACATCTACTGCAGTCAGATTCACCCATGTTAACTCTAAAAGAATCACTCACATGGCTGGGCACTTGTAATGACACATCACGGATGTAAAGAGGCTAAAAGCAGGTTTAGAACTtgccccattgaagtcaacagggtgcaaatTTTAAAAAGAGAATAACACAGTGTAGGCAACACCGATTTTTGTCGTTGTTCTCTGTATTGACAGCACtccaaatttacaaaaaattaGCTCAATGTTAAAATTGACCGAGTTCTCCTTTAAAACCTAAATGAGCGGAAGAATGTAGACAGGCAGAGCCAGGCTATTTCCACCTGCCCTCCCCACACACatgctctttctctccctcctcaCTCTCTCTATGCTTTGGTTCCTTCTTGCTCTCACTCTCCATCCCCTTACTCTTATCTCTGCCTCTCCCCCAGTCATTCACTTTCTCTTGCTCCTTTCTTCTCTCACTCTCCCTCACTTTCCTCTCATTCTGTCTTCTCCCTTCTCTCTCCCCTTCTGTCACAGACACACTGCACACTTTCTCCCCTTTCCCttgctctctttccctctcttctCACTTGTTCCCCTCATAccccccaccaccacacacactttctctccctCCTTTCCTCCCCCTATTGCACTCACTGTATCCCTCACTCCTATCCTCTTACTCTCTCCCTTTCTCAGACATACTTTGTCCCTTCTCGTTCCTCACTCTATCTCCCTCCCTCTCACTCTCCATcctctccctttctctcactcctTTGCTTACcctctctttccttctctcttaCACACCCATCCCATCTCTCTTTGTAGACCCCTCCCTGTCTCTTACCCCATAATTTCATGTTAAATGTTAAcaatattgtttttgtgtgttcttgTAGGACAGTCCAGTTTTTCTGCCAGAAGAATGATGCTTAGTATTGACCAAGTTATTGTAAATGACCAAATGACAACCTTCATCCAGTCATTATGCATGATGTTTGGAAGTTATTACTCCTATAACATTCATTACCCATCAAAGCTCGCGATCCACCCTGGAGTTTCTTCAGAGGTACaccctgtttgtttttttaaagtggaTACCCAACAGTTTTTCTTTATTGAATAACTAACTCCTCCTGACTTTGGTCTGagggaaatatttatattttgttttcttttatgatGTGAATGATTTTATGATTATATTATTCTGTTAAATCTGTTTGTCTCTTTCCTCAAACCCTCTTCCCTAGATGTTTCTTCTCCATTAACCCTGATAAGGGATCAAAAGTGGAGAAGACCAGTACAGCCCACATGCAGGTCAACCCTCGCGTACTCACTCTGATCCAAGACCTGGCAGACTACGAGTGGCGGGACGCTTAATAATGTAAGAGTTgtagttcaacttttaaaaagtggATGCCCAACAGTTTTGCTTTATTGAATAACTAACTCCTCCTGACTTTGGTCTGaggg includes the following:
- the LOC127659801 gene encoding uncharacterized protein LOC127659801; amino-acid sequence: MADETRDMETFLRGAINEVCPDLQEVSKNMLEERLQTLGIETAEDFKFIQEEDVSSVLRPIQARKAVAFWKFKYQDDCSADSPGPSQSPQSPSTTSSFNTAHHGAGPDWTDKFKIPWSSFPEALVQCLERGQRPRPALRREMVRIVVRQMLKDSALISKRNAIDVAQKIVARYPKSLQDVIEGDVIGAGYHSSPNKFNIA